From Aquificota bacterium, one genomic window encodes:
- a CDS encoding YbaN family protein: protein MKKQTYRFLGFSFFVLGTVGIFLPIMPTVPLYLLAILFLSKASKRDIVRLKKLPFLGKKIYPYIKKSVKYLKRWSTPLQSLSIL, encoded by the coding sequence ATGAAAAAGCAAACCTATAGGTTTTTGGGCTTTTCCTTTTTTGTGCTTGGAACGGTGGGTATCTTTTTGCCTATAATGCCTACTGTGCCTTTGTATTTACTTGCCATACTTTTCCTTTCAAAAGCTTCCAAAAGGGATATTGTAAGGCTTAAAAAACTTCCCTTTTTGGGTAAAAAGATATATCCATACATCAAAAAGTCTGTAAAATATCTCAAAAGATGGAGTACGCCACTGCAAAGTTTATCCATATTATAG
- the purD gene encoding phosphoribosylamine--glycine ligase, translating into MKVLVVGNGGREHAILWKVSQSPLVKGLYCAKGNGGTAKIAQNVSIEPTNVKALADFVQREGIDFTIVGPEAPLVAGLVDEFESRGLKVFGPSQKASMLEGSKAFAKEFMQKYGIPTAEFHTFEDPQRAKNFIKDFGVPVVIKADGLASGKGVFVCKSYEEALRAIDNLMIKKALGEAGSKVVVEEFLEGEEASYIVMLNGDSYVPLPTSQDHKRLLDGDKGPNTGGMGAYSPNPFVDEATEKAIRELIIERVIKGLREEGIYYRGFLYAGLMLTKDGPKVLEFNVRLGDPEAQPLLMRIKGDFLKTLLDFYEGKPVNLEIDPRHTLCVVLASKGYPEKPEDGKEIIGLEEVEKMEDVVVFHAGTELKNGRVYTKGGRVLNVCAWGKDLKEARERAYKAIEKINFEGMHYRKDIGYRAFMVIYG; encoded by the coding sequence GTGAAGGTTCTTGTAGTTGGCAACGGTGGAAGAGAACACGCTATCCTTTGGAAGGTATCCCAAAGTCCATTGGTAAAAGGTTTATACTGTGCCAAAGGCAACGGTGGCACGGCAAAGATAGCTCAAAATGTATCCATTGAACCCACCAACGTAAAAGCTTTGGCAGACTTTGTCCAAAGGGAGGGTATAGACTTTACCATAGTTGGGCCTGAGGCTCCCTTAGTGGCTGGCTTGGTAGATGAGTTTGAAAGTAGAGGTCTTAAGGTCTTTGGGCCAAGTCAAAAAGCTTCCATGCTGGAAGGTAGCAAGGCTTTTGCCAAGGAGTTTATGCAAAAGTATGGTATTCCTACTGCAGAGTTTCACACCTTTGAGGACCCTCAAAGGGCGAAAAACTTTATAAAAGATTTTGGTGTGCCGGTGGTTATAAAGGCGGATGGCCTTGCCAGTGGGAAGGGTGTTTTTGTATGTAAAAGCTATGAGGAGGCCCTAAGGGCCATAGATAATTTAATGATTAAAAAAGCCTTGGGAGAAGCTGGTTCAAAGGTGGTTGTAGAGGAGTTTTTGGAAGGTGAGGAGGCATCTTATATAGTTATGCTAAACGGGGATAGCTATGTGCCACTGCCCACCTCTCAGGACCACAAAAGGCTTTTGGATGGAGACAAAGGGCCAAACACGGGTGGAATGGGTGCCTACTCTCCCAATCCCTTTGTGGATGAGGCCACAGAGAAGGCAATAAGGGAACTCATAATAGAAAGGGTTATAAAGGGCCTGCGTGAAGAGGGCATTTACTACAGGGGCTTTTTGTATGCTGGTCTTATGCTAACAAAGGATGGACCAAAGGTGCTTGAGTTTAACGTAAGGCTTGGCGACCCAGAGGCACAACCTCTTCTTATGAGGATAAAGGGAGACTTTTTAAAAACTCTTTTGGACTTTTATGAAGGCAAGCCTGTAAACCTTGAGATAGACCCAAGGCATACCCTCTGCGTGGTCCTTGCCAGCAAAGGCTACCCAGAAAAGCCAGAGGATGGAAAGGAGATAATTGGGCTTGAAGAAGTAGAAAAAATGGAAGATGTGGTGGTTTTCCACGCCGGCACAGAGCTAAAAAATGGAAGGGTTTATACCAAGGGTGGAAGAGTTCTAAATGTTTGCGCCTGGGGCAAGGACCTAAAAGAGGCAAGGGAAAGAGCCTACAAGGCCATTGAGAAGATAAACTTTGAGGGTATGCACTACAGAAAAGATATAGGCTATAGGGCCTTTATGGTAATTTACGGGTAA
- a CDS encoding aminodeoxychorismate/anthranilate synthase component II — protein MRVLMIDNYDSFTYNLVHYLQMLSADVAVRRNDEISLEDIERAKPDAIVISPGPCTPKEAGISVDVIKRFYKEIPILGVCLGHQSIGYAFGAKIVRAKRLMHGKTSQIFHTGEGIFEGLKNPFTAVRYHSLVIDRESLPEVLKITAWSEDEEIMGVEHVEYPVFGVQFHPESILSEEGLRLLENFLKIARGEALSKVK, from the coding sequence ATGAGAGTTTTGATGATAGATAACTACGATTCTTTTACCTATAACCTTGTGCATTATCTTCAGATGCTTTCCGCAGATGTGGCCGTTCGCAGGAATGATGAGATAAGCCTTGAGGACATAGAAAGGGCAAAACCAGATGCCATAGTTATATCTCCCGGGCCTTGCACTCCAAAAGAGGCTGGCATATCGGTGGATGTTATAAAGAGGTTTTACAAGGAAATACCCATACTGGGTGTGTGCCTTGGCCATCAGTCCATAGGCTATGCCTTTGGAGCCAAGATAGTGAGAGCAAAAAGGCTTATGCATGGAAAGACATCGCAGATATTCCACACGGGCGAGGGCATCTTTGAAGGGCTTAAAAATCCCTTTACGGCCGTAAGGTATCATTCCTTGGTGATAGATAGGGAAAGCTTGCCGGAGGTTTTGAAGATAACGGCTTGGTCCGAGGATGAGGAAATTATGGGTGTGGAGCATGTGGAGTATCCCGTCTTTGGAGTGCAGTTTCACCCAGAGTCCATACTTTCTGAAGAGGGCCTAAGACTTTTGGAAAACTTTTTGAAAATAGCAAGGGGGGAAGCACTTTCAAAGGTTAAATAA
- a CDS encoding flippase-like domain-containing protein, producing the protein MYRSIFYGIILTLLFVLGSLVYIVKKTLTKDFLGVFAHIDKRYLILSLLFMFLYHTFDNLRLFVLSRAMNLKYSFFYGYIISFINTFGATITPAHMGGEFMSVYTLSRKGGRLHKVISIVTMKTITGMVFFILAFPYAMSYLYKNPKQSLRILGLFFFFLVLFSFLYLLLKAISKRNFGENKKFIQKIKYTFKRYLVVSRIFLRDKKLSILLASISSVFLYLSFLSSGAFLVKSFNPEYNLFTLIEHQIMLLYAIFLSPTPGGSGVGEVGALYVFDAFLEASLLGGFSILWRFITQYMSALLGGIFLLFLVIKDSRRFTHA; encoded by the coding sequence ATGTATAGGTCAATCTTTTATGGCATAATCTTAACTCTCTTGTTTGTGTTGGGTTCTTTAGTTTACATTGTTAAAAAAACACTTACTAAGGACTTTCTGGGAGTCTTTGCCCATATAGACAAAAGGTATCTTATCCTATCGCTTCTTTTTATGTTCTTGTATCATACCTTTGATAACCTTAGGCTTTTTGTGCTTTCAAGAGCTATGAATTTAAAGTATTCTTTTTTTTATGGCTATATCATATCCTTTATAAACACCTTTGGGGCTACCATAACTCCAGCACACATGGGTGGCGAATTTATGTCTGTATATACTCTTTCCAGGAAAGGTGGTAGGCTCCATAAAGTAATAAGCATAGTCACCATGAAAACTATAACAGGCATGGTCTTCTTCATACTGGCTTTTCCCTATGCTATGTCCTATCTCTATAAAAACCCAAAACAATCTTTGAGAATTTTAGGTTTATTTTTCTTTTTTCTTGTTTTGTTTTCATTTTTATACCTTCTTTTAAAAGCTATTTCAAAAAGAAATTTTGGTGAAAACAAAAAATTTATCCAAAAGATAAAATACACATTCAAAAGGTACCTTGTAGTATCAAGAATATTCCTAAGGGACAAAAAACTAAGCATACTTTTGGCATCTATAAGCAGTGTGTTTCTCTATCTTTCCTTTTTATCCTCCGGCGCCTTTTTGGTCAAAAGCTTCAATCCAGAATATAACCTTTTTACCTTGATAGAACACCAAATTATGCTACTTTATGCCATATTCCTTAGTCCTACGCCGGGTGGTAGCGGGGTAGGAGAGGTAGGTGCCTTGTATGTCTTTGATGCCTTCCTTGAGGCAAGCTTACTTGGTGGTTTTTCCATACTTTGGCGGTTCATAACCCAGTATATGAGCGCCCTTCTGGGCGGTATATTCCTTCTGTTCCTTGTTATAAAAGACTCAAGAAGATTTACCCATGCTTGA
- the lpxK gene encoding tetraacyldisaccharide 4'-kinase: protein MLDLINPYAYAVRIRNWLYDKNFIKPCKLPVPVLSVGNLSVGGSGKSSLVRYMGGLLKDLHVCILSRGYGRRTKGTILASERGRLLVSWEDAGDEPYMLAKLLPWASVVVDENRCRGAFFALERLKPDIFILDDGFQHRRIHRDLNILLLKKKDLSDRLFPFGRLREPLSGMERADIIILSYADIENFDWRHPTKPTLKMVRENWRVVRSSDGKVFENFKETSFIAFAGLGDNSQFFKSLERLGIKTKEKISLPDHYSYKDFKLKEDEFYITTLKDAIKLKPSENLFYLDFDVRVDGLEEILLSKIRN, encoded by the coding sequence ATGCTTGACCTAATAAACCCTTATGCCTATGCGGTAAGAATAAGAAACTGGCTTTATGACAAAAACTTCATAAAACCATGTAAGCTTCCTGTGCCTGTTCTATCCGTGGGCAATCTCTCTGTGGGCGGCTCTGGTAAAAGCTCCTTGGTGAGATATATGGGAGGGCTTTTAAAGGACCTTCATGTATGCATACTTTCAAGGGGCTATGGCAGAAGGACAAAAGGGACCATTTTGGCATCCGAGAGGGGAAGGCTTTTAGTAAGTTGGGAAGATGCTGGGGATGAGCCTTATATGCTGGCAAAGCTTTTGCCTTGGGCAAGCGTGGTGGTGGACGAGAACCGATGCAGGGGAGCTTTCTTTGCTCTTGAAAGGCTAAAGCCAGATATATTTATACTTGATGATGGCTTTCAACACAGGAGAATACATAGAGACTTAAATATCTTGCTTCTCAAAAAAAAGGACCTTTCAGACAGGCTTTTTCCCTTTGGAAGGCTAAGGGAGCCTTTAAGTGGTATGGAAAGGGCTGACATAATAATTCTGTCTTATGCAGATATTGAAAATTTTGACTGGAGGCATCCTACAAAGCCTACACTTAAGATGGTAAGGGAAAACTGGAGAGTGGTAAGGAGTTCGGACGGTAAAGTTTTTGAAAATTTTAAGGAAACAAGCTTTATAGCCTTTGCTGGGCTTGGAGACAACAGCCAGTTTTTCAAAAGCCTTGAAAGGCTTGGAATAAAAACAAAAGAAAAGATTAGTCTTCCAGACCATTACTCTTACAAGGATTTTAAGTTAAAGGAGGATGAATTCTACATAACCACTTTAAAGGATGCCATAAAGCTAAAACCATCAGAAAACCTTTTTTACCTTGATTTTGATGTAAGGGTGGATGGTTTGGAAGAAATACTGTTGAGTAAAATAAGAAATTAA
- a CDS encoding PelD GGDEF domain-containing protein, with protein MQKKKSGFRGVFLGHWYFLPEGISTKIILAEIIFVVFGMYFLGFYLNKEDPLFLNSKLNFLYNLLPIALITLFYGIFAGLVYFALFTSLAYFTYKTIDHIYFLSLFLFLLVFSEFWFYWKGKLKEAEIEYNYIAQRLKDLTASFSLLKLSHEQLERSYITKPISLKQIILNIRHIIARDGDIYMALRKVFDLILVNYDVEEAILIEKYSNGRYKVIANTSNINDVDLEDPLIRTAIENQKIAYVSDLKESEITKYLAVIPININDEFFYIFVLKRMPFMKLNIENLITINLLLYYVALERLEEAIAFQSSLLNKFDISFLKEVYRLIKLNKEFGIESHIVLFCPKIYEYEKFEILEDVLQENIRGIDMMEVIYLDGIKVIAVLLPFTDRFGAEMFVKRIGSLIVEELSYEFLKEELSISIYHVKQVEDITFCHGTKQAL; from the coding sequence ATGCAAAAGAAGAAAAGTGGATTTAGAGGAGTTTTCCTTGGCCATTGGTATTTTCTTCCAGAAGGTATATCTACAAAGATCATTTTGGCCGAGATAATATTTGTAGTTTTTGGTATGTATTTCTTAGGTTTTTATCTAAACAAGGAGGACCCTCTTTTCCTTAACTCAAAGCTTAACTTTTTATACAACCTTTTACCCATAGCACTCATAACCTTGTTTTATGGTATATTTGCAGGGCTTGTTTATTTTGCCTTGTTTACCAGCCTTGCATATTTTACATACAAAACCATAGACCATATATATTTTTTATCACTTTTCCTCTTCCTACTTGTCTTTTCCGAGTTCTGGTTTTACTGGAAAGGAAAATTAAAAGAGGCGGAGATAGAATACAACTACATAGCACAAAGATTAAAGGATTTGACCGCAAGCTTTTCCTTGCTTAAGCTTTCTCATGAACAGTTGGAAAGGTCTTATATTACAAAGCCGATAAGCCTTAAGCAGATAATATTAAATATAAGGCACATTATAGCCAGAGATGGAGATATATACATGGCCTTAAGGAAGGTCTTTGATTTAATTCTTGTAAATTATGACGTGGAAGAAGCTATCCTAATTGAAAAATATTCCAACGGCAGATATAAAGTTATAGCTAATACAAGCAACATTAATGATGTGGACTTAGAAGACCCACTTATAAGGACGGCCATAGAGAACCAAAAGATAGCATACGTTTCGGACCTAAAAGAATCCGAGATAACAAAATACTTAGCTGTAATTCCTATAAACATAAACGATGAATTCTTCTATATTTTTGTCCTAAAAAGAATGCCTTTTATGAAGCTAAACATTGAAAACCTCATTACTATAAATCTACTACTTTATTACGTTGCCTTAGAGAGGCTTGAAGAAGCAATAGCCTTTCAGAGTAGCCTATTAAATAAGTTTGACATCAGCTTCTTGAAAGAGGTTTATAGGCTTATAAAGCTTAATAAAGAATTTGGAATAGAATCACATATAGTTTTATTCTGCCCAAAGATTTACGAATATGAAAAGTTTGAAATTTTGGAGGATGTATTACAAGAAAACATAAGAGGTATAGACATGATGGAGGTGATTTATTTGGATGGAATAAAGGTAATTGCTGTGCTTTTACCTTTCACAGATAGGTTCGGTGCGGAAATGTTTGTTAAAAGGATAGGTAGCTTAATAGTGGAAGAGTTATCCTACGAGTTTTTAAAGGAAGAACTATCAATTAGCATATACCATGTTAAACAGGTTGAAGATATAACCTTTTGCCATGGAACCAAGCAAGCTTTATAA
- the pelF gene encoding GT4 family glycosyltransferase PelF produces the protein MVILDKNKHVDVLIIAEGTYPYIRGGVSSWIHDLVSNLPELNFGVAFLGSRREDYGEIKYKLPENLVYLTTAYLFQDVEKPKAKEIEGNKEAFESIRKLIYWFKHKGTGDIPADVLNADFYEKEITYEDFLYSKRSWEIITEFYAEYAMGSPFIDYFWTIRNMHYPLWVVARLVKKIGDRFDIVHSPSTGYAGFLASLLKAYYKKPFILTEHGIYVKERKIDILNADWLKIKGFQLTKGTEEIEHIHKLWINFFFGLGRLIYHSANKIISLFNEARNIQISLGADPQRCIVIPNGVDVKALSPIIEMRGDKPPKVIGLIGRVVPIKDIKTFIKAMKLTVEKMPEVQGWIVGPTDEDPEYFEECKNLVEALGLEDKILFLGFQNIKDILPKIGLLTLTSISEGMPLVMLEGFAAGLPCVATDVGSCRQLIYGGLNEEDIAIGKAGEVVPIANPAELARAYVRILGDEDLWREYQKNAIRRVNTFYTKELFLENYRRIYSEAKGWRV, from the coding sequence ATGGTAATCTTAGATAAGAACAAACATGTGGATGTTCTTATCATAGCGGAAGGCACCTATCCATACATAAGGGGTGGTGTATCCTCTTGGATACATGACCTTGTAAGCAATCTTCCCGAACTAAACTTTGGCGTTGCGTTTTTGGGTAGTAGGAGGGAAGATTATGGCGAGATAAAGTATAAGCTTCCGGAGAACCTTGTATATCTCACAACGGCCTATCTTTTTCAGGATGTAGAAAAGCCAAAAGCAAAAGAGATAGAGGGCAACAAGGAAGCCTTTGAAAGTATAAGGAAGTTAATATACTGGTTTAAGCATAAAGGCACAGGGGATATTCCAGCGGATGTTTTAAACGCAGATTTTTATGAAAAGGAAATAACCTATGAGGATTTTTTATATAGCAAAAGGTCGTGGGAGATAATAACGGAGTTCTACGCAGAGTATGCTATGGGAAGTCCCTTCATTGACTACTTTTGGACCATAAGGAACATGCACTATCCTCTGTGGGTGGTGGCAAGATTGGTAAAAAAGATAGGAGATAGGTTTGATATAGTCCATAGCCCTTCCACAGGTTATGCAGGTTTTTTAGCTTCACTCCTAAAGGCCTATTACAAAAAGCCTTTTATCCTAACAGAGCATGGCATATATGTAAAGGAAAGAAAGATAGACATACTTAATGCAGATTGGTTAAAGATTAAAGGCTTCCAGCTTACTAAAGGTACTGAAGAAATAGAGCATATTCATAAGCTTTGGATAAACTTTTTCTTTGGTCTGGGAAGGTTAATATACCACAGTGCAAACAAGATCATATCCCTTTTTAACGAGGCAAGGAATATACAGATATCCTTGGGTGCAGACCCTCAAAGGTGTATTGTAATCCCCAACGGTGTGGATGTGAAGGCCCTATCCCCTATAATAGAAATGAGAGGTGATAAACCACCTAAGGTGATAGGCCTTATAGGCAGAGTTGTACCCATAAAGGATATAAAGACCTTTATAAAGGCTATGAAGCTTACCGTTGAAAAGATGCCCGAAGTTCAAGGATGGATAGTAGGGCCTACGGACGAGGACCCAGAGTATTTTGAGGAGTGTAAAAACTTGGTGGAAGCCTTGGGCTTAGAAGATAAGATCCTATTCTTAGGTTTTCAAAATATAAAAGATATATTGCCAAAGATAGGGCTTTTAACTCTTACATCAATAAGCGAGGGTATGCCCTTGGTGATGCTTGAAGGCTTTGCCGCAGGACTTCCCTGCGTGGCTACCGATGTGGGTTCTTGTAGGCAACTCATATATGGAGGTCTAAACGAGGAGGATATAGCCATAGGCAAGGCTGGAGAGGTGGTCCCTATTGCCAACCCTGCCGAACTGGCAAGGGCTTATGTAAGGATCCTTGGCGATGAAGACCTATGGAGAGAATACCAAAAGAACGCCATAAGAAGGGTAAATACTTTTTATACAAAGGAGCTTTTTCTGGAAAACTACAGAAGGATATACAGTGAGGCAAAGGGATGGCGGGTATAA
- the pelG gene encoding exopolysaccharide Pel transporter PelG, whose amino-acid sequence MAGISFELRRVLRKGTITAIVEAFGYSLALSSGPYIITILSLIVSSLLYYRYSGNALSITRFQVSVTYLIALSLIYSGFGQLVFTRYVADRIFEREYYRLMPNLLGLLTIFMASAFLISLPLSIYFFAREAGYSYALIFSLTFTVLVGLWLVNIVLVGLKRYKFILLSFALAYLTFFLIGYVLSSFGLNGLMVAFFLSQSLLFLMLLAYFIYNNLSDRIIEFDFLNKERVFVSLIFVGFFYNLAIWIDKFVFWFNTATSTPVLGPLRYSIVYDIPMFLAYLAIAPGMSALFIKIEVEFSYWYQRYYDAIINGLSLRKIYNYGDELIESGRSALFEIARVQGIFNIVLILFEKPIFTLFNIPFIYIPLFHVLLFGTFFQLLLISVISMLFYFDRRKETLITVFVFFVLNFLLSYASIKLGPYFYGYGFVISAFISFLVALILLRRFLHGIHYYTFMFV is encoded by the coding sequence ATGGCGGGTATAAGCTTTGAGCTAAGAAGGGTTTTGAGAAAAGGCACCATAACCGCCATAGTGGAAGCTTTTGGCTATTCTTTGGCCCTAAGCTCGGGCCCATATATAATAACCATACTGTCCCTTATAGTGTCCTCTCTGCTATATTATAGATATTCTGGCAATGCCTTATCCATAACAAGGTTTCAAGTTTCCGTAACTTACCTAATAGCTCTAAGCCTTATATATTCTGGTTTTGGTCAGCTTGTATTTACAAGGTATGTGGCAGACCGAATATTTGAAAGGGAATACTACAGGCTTATGCCGAACCTTCTGGGCTTATTGACTATTTTTATGGCTTCAGCCTTTCTTATAAGCCTTCCTTTAAGCATTTACTTCTTTGCCAGAGAGGCTGGTTATTCTTATGCCTTGATATTTTCTTTAACCTTTACCGTCTTGGTAGGCCTATGGCTTGTGAATATAGTGCTTGTAGGTCTAAAGAGGTATAAGTTTATCCTCCTTTCCTTTGCACTTGCCTACTTGACCTTCTTCCTTATAGGCTATGTCCTCTCCAGCTTTGGTTTAAATGGCCTCATGGTGGCCTTTTTCCTCTCTCAATCCTTGTTATTTTTAATGCTTTTGGCCTATTTTATCTACAACAATCTTTCAGACAGAATAATAGAGTTTGATTTTTTGAATAAAGAAAGGGTCTTTGTATCCCTCATATTTGTAGGCTTCTTTTATAACTTAGCCATTTGGATAGATAAGTTCGTCTTTTGGTTCAACACAGCCACCTCCACACCGGTTTTAGGACCGCTCAGATATTCAATAGTCTATGACATACCCATGTTTTTGGCTTATTTGGCCATTGCTCCCGGCATGTCTGCCCTGTTTATAAAAATAGAAGTGGAATTCTCCTATTGGTATCAAAGATACTACGATGCTATAATAAACGGTCTATCTTTAAGGAAGATATATAACTACGGCGATGAGCTTATAGAGTCTGGGAGGTCTGCCCTTTTTGAAATAGCAAGGGTGCAAGGCATATTTAACATAGTTCTCATACTTTTTGAAAAGCCTATTTTTACTCTTTTCAACATACCCTTCATCTACATACCACTTTTCCATGTGCTTTTGTTTGGAACCTTCTTCCAGCTCCTGCTCATATCGGTAATATCCATGCTTTTTTACTTTGACAGAAGGAAAGAAACCCTAATAACCGTCTTTGTATTCTTTGTGCTAAACTTTTTGCTTAGTTATGCCTCTATAAAACTTGGTCCATACTTTTATGGTTATGGCTTTGTTATATCAGCTTTTATAAGCTTCCTTGTGGCTTTAATCCTTCTTAGGAGGTTCTTACATGGTATTCATTATTACACTTTTATGTTTGTTTAG